DNA from Thermococcus argininiproducens:
ATACTAAAGTGGCCATAAGAAGCTCAGCAACTGCTGAAGATCTACCAAGTGCCAGTTTTGCTGGCATGCAAGATACATATTTGTATGTCTCAACCCCAGAGAGTGTGATTAAACACGTGAAAAAGTGCTGGGCAAGCCTTTACACTCCGAGAGCTATTGTGTACAGAAATCAGATGAACATCCCCCACGAAAATGTGTATATGGCAGTAGTTGTACAAGCTATGGTGCGTTCTAAAGCTGCCGGAGTTATGTTTACTGTGAACCCAATCACTGGAAATGAGAATGAAATAGTTATTGAGGGAAGCTGGGGACTTGGAGAAGCAGTTGTAAGTGGAAGAGTAATTCCAGATCATTTTGTAGTGGATAAAAACACTAAGCGGATTATAAAGAAGCAGATTGCAGAAAAGACTATAAGAATCGACTGGGATCCTTACACCCAAACCGTGAAAGAGCTTCCTGTATTTCCACAATTCAAAAAAATGCCTTCAATTAATGAGAAAGAGATAGCACTACTTGTAGAATATGCCAAAAAGATTGAAGATCATTATGGAGTCTTTATGGATATTGAATGGGCAATAGATAGATACGAAAATTTCCCGGAAAAGGTTAAAATTGTCCAAGCTAGAGCCGAGACAGTTTGGAATGTTAAAAAGGGAAAAATCCAAAAAGCAGAAAGTACCGAAATGTGAATTGAGGTGTAAAGTGTGAGACTAACTTTGACCTATGGAGGACCATTTTACGAAAAAATAAAAAAACATAAGGAAACGATCGAAATAGATAAGTCGTCTCTTACCGTTCAAGAGTTAGTTGGGATTCTCTTCCAAAAATATCCACAATTGGCAGAATTTTTTGAAAATAACCCTGAGAAGATCTTTGAGTTCTCAACTATCATTGTAAGGGGTAGGGTTCTGATACCCCAAGATTTGCCTAGGGTTCAATTAGAAGACAAGGAGGAGGTCTTCTTCCTGCCAGTAGTACATGGAGGAAGTGCAAAATAAATTATTATCATTAGAAACGTTAGACTCAATTTTGCTCTTTTTTATAACTTATTATCATGAAGCATGCTCGTCTCTTTCCATTAGCTTAGTTAACTATGTATCAAAATGTTTTATATTATTAAAATTTATTTTTGATATGGGCCTACAAATTGCATGGAAGTCAAACCAAAAAAGTTAAATAGTTTCATGAAATATACCAAGTGATCAGACACTTGGAGGTGGCAAACCTTGTTTTGGGACAGAAAAAAATATCAGTTAATTGATTTAACGCTACCAATACAGCCTTTTATGCCCGACATTGTAGGCTATGTAAAAATGACTCAATGGGACCATGAACAAGGTGCTAGGCTAAATTCAGTACCTACAGGAATAAACCCCATAGACTTCCCCCCTGGACCACCATTTTATGAGTATCATTCGCAAGCTTGGGAAGAATTAACTCTGGCTACTCACATTGGTACTCATATGGATGCTCCCTGGCATTTCTTCCCCACAACTGAAAATGGTAAAATGAAAGCAAAAACTATCGATGAGGTTCCTCTTGAATGGTGCATTGGAAACGGAGTAGTCTTAGACATGACACATAAAGGCCCCGGAGAGCTTATAACCGAAGAAGACGTGAAAGAAGCCTTGAAAAAGATAAACTACAAACTCCAACCGTGGGATATCGTATTGATTCACACGGGATGGGACAAGAAGTGGGGAACTAGGGAATATTTCGAAGCTCACCCCGGAATGAGTAGGGAAGCAACACTTTACATAATCGATCAAGGCGTGAAGGTCATGGGGATTGATGCATTTGGATTTGACAGGGCATTCAAAGTAATGGGAGAAGAATACAAGAGAACTGGAGATAAGAGTGTCCTCTGGCCAGCGCACAATGTTGGAAGGGAAAGAGAATATATCCATCTGGAAAGACTGGCAAATCTAGACAAAATACCAAAACCAACAGGTTTCGTAGTAGTTCTTTTCCCAATAAAGATTGAGAAAGCAAGTGCTGGATGGGTCAGAGCCGTTGCAATTGTTGAAAAAGAGTAAAAGAGTGTTAGTTTTTTTCTTTTAACTTCATTTGTGTTATACCATGGGGGGATTATATAGTAAGAAAATTCCAATTTCTTTTTACATAATGTTATAATTTCTTTCATAATGTCTATACCAAAAAGCTTAAGAATTTCAATTTGTATACCATATATTGAAATTTTTAATGGAGGAAGGTTATATGAGTATACATATTGAAGGGGGATATGCAGGAAAGACCCTTTGGGTCGACTTATCTAAAAACAAAATTCTGACAAAAGACCTTGATCCTGAACTTGCCGTAAAGTACATTGGTGGGCGCGGATTTGTTGCAAAACTTCTTTTTGATCTTGTAGATCCTGAGAGAGATCCTTTAGATCCTAAAAATCCCTTGGTATTTGCTACTGGTCCTCTATCAGGAATAGCTCCTGCTTCAGGTAGATTTACTGTTGGAGCTAGATCTCCAGCCACCGGAATCCATGGAGATTCTAATTCTGGTGGAGATTTTGCCATGGAGCTAAAGCATGCTGGTTATGACTTCATAGTAATTACTGGCAAAGCCCAAGAACCTGTTTATCTCTCCATCCAAGATGATAATGTGGAGATTAAAAGTGCTAGAGATTTGTGGGGTCTAACCACTCATGAAACATTTGACCACCTTAGAGAAAAAGAAGGAGATCGGAATATAAAAGCCGTGACAATAGGGCCTGCAGGAGAAAATTTAGTGGCAACTGCAGCCATAATAGAGACTGAAAGTCGTGCAGCTGCAAGAGCCGGAATGGGTGCTGTAATGGGCTCCAAGAACTTAAAAGCTATCTCTGTGCGTGGTACAAAAGACATTAAATTAGCAGATTATGAAGCTTGGAAAGAAGCATTTGAAGAACTGTTACAAGTATTTCTAGATGATCCAATGACATCTCAAGTAGGAAGATTGTTAGGTTCCAATTTCCTTCATAGGGTTCATTCTGCACATGGGACTCTAATTATTGAAAATGGTCACCGTGGATATGCTACTGAGGAAGAACTTGAAAAGGTAAGTGCAGAGACAATATTAAAATATCATGTCAAAGGGAGATCTTGTTTCCTTTGTCCAATAGCATGTACCAGATCAATACACATGAAGAGTGAGAAATATGGCATAATAAAAGGGAGAGGCCCAGAGTATTATTCAATACAATCTCTCACCTATAGGGCAGGTGGATGGGATACTGAGGCAGGTATATACTTAAACAAGCTTTGTGATGCATATGGGATTGATGCGA
Protein-coding regions in this window:
- a CDS encoding PEP/pyruvate-binding domain-containing protein, yielding MSTSGKYKQNILWFEDISKDDLSIVGGKGANLGELVSIGIRVPEGFVVTSTAFKNFMYESNIWDKIQRLLRETKSITKPSEIKETAEKIQEMIVSTELDKDLEREIIEAYEKLCEIKKEKNTKVAIRSSATAEDLPSASFAGMQDTYLYVSTPESVIKHVKKCWASLYTPRAIVYRNQMNIPHENVYMAVVVQAMVRSKAAGVMFTVNPITGNENEIVIEGSWGLGEAVVSGRVIPDHFVVDKNTKRIIKKQIAEKTIRIDWDPYTQTVKELPVFPQFKKMPSINEKEIALLVEYAKKIEDHYGVFMDIEWAIDRYENFPEKVKIVQARAETVWNVKKGKIQKAESTEM
- a CDS encoding MoaD/ThiS family protein codes for the protein MRLTLTYGGPFYEKIKKHKETIEIDKSSLTVQELVGILFQKYPQLAEFFENNPEKIFEFSTIIVRGRVLIPQDLPRVQLEDKEEVFFLPVVHGGSAK
- a CDS encoding cyclase family protein translates to MFWDRKKYQLIDLTLPIQPFMPDIVGYVKMTQWDHEQGARLNSVPTGINPIDFPPGPPFYEYHSQAWEELTLATHIGTHMDAPWHFFPTTENGKMKAKTIDEVPLEWCIGNGVVLDMTHKGPGELITEEDVKEALKKINYKLQPWDIVLIHTGWDKKWGTREYFEAHPGMSREATLYIIDQGVKVMGIDAFGFDRAFKVMGEEYKRTGDKSVLWPAHNVGREREYIHLERLANLDKIPKPTGFVVVLFPIKIEKASAGWVRAVAIVEKE
- a CDS encoding aldehyde ferredoxin oxidoreductase family protein; the protein is MKFLMEEGYMSIHIEGGYAGKTLWVDLSKNKILTKDLDPELAVKYIGGRGFVAKLLFDLVDPERDPLDPKNPLVFATGPLSGIAPASGRFTVGARSPATGIHGDSNSGGDFAMELKHAGYDFIVITGKAQEPVYLSIQDDNVEIKSARDLWGLTTHETFDHLREKEGDRNIKAVTIGPAGENLVATAAIIETESRAAARAGMGAVMGSKNLKAISVRGTKDIKLADYEAWKEAFEELLQVFLDDPMTSQVGRLLGSNFLHRVHSAHGTLIIENGHRGYATEEELEKVSAETILKYHVKGRSCFLCPIACTRSIHMKSEKYGIIKGRGPEYYSIQSLTYRAGGWDTEAGIYLNKLCDAYGIDATTLPSNIAFAIDLYENGIITKEQVGGLELTWGNFEAIEEIIKSVAYRKGKIGELFAKSTKELIKEFGPESEWYALEVKGLTMPSNDPRAGNVYNMRYAIATRGADHLRVSVLSSGRSLKWDELPEDEAMRVFVHFETYVTLVNLFEVCNWAYSSYTSTPEIAEVKEKGMFRIYNAATGLNLTPEDFAKAAHRTILTERAENVRYGLRREHDYLPRRVFEEPLPVNEKGDTKIFPREKFEKLLDAYYALRGLDPKTTVPKPQILRELELHEIEEDLRKRGLIKEGEE